The following proteins are encoded in a genomic region of Notolabrus celidotus isolate fNotCel1 chromosome 19, fNotCel1.pri, whole genome shotgun sequence:
- the LOC117831557 gene encoding complement C1q tumor necrosis factor-related protein 3-like: protein MKMTLSGSLFMMLVSSLILAQSTSQNPETKRTDGTCFPVCDLVKELGAMREKQGAMETRLKESESQIVELKSKETPRVAFTATSGLGRGGAAIGPYNWDTTLVFRRVISNMGNGYNVGTGVFTAPVAGNYYFYISHHAGGEHRASLTLIKNNELIVQTYDHASTADTADNGSNAAVLQLVRGDRVYVRLGANTHVWGGSLITTFSGFLLGKN, encoded by the exons ATGAAGATGACTTTGTCTGGTTCACTTTTTATGATGCTGGTTTCCAGCTTGATTTTGGCTCAGAGTACCAGTCAGAATCCTGAAACAAAAAGAACTGATGGAACATGCTTCCCTGTGTGTGACCTGGTGAAAGAACTTGGTGCCATGAGAGAAAAACAGGGAGCCATGGAAACCAGGTTGAAGGAGAGTGAAAGCCAGATTGTTGAGCTGAAGAGCAAAG AAACACCCAGGGTGGCATTCACCGCTACATCAGGACTAGGAAGAGGTGGTGCAGCCATCGGACCCTACAACTGGGACACAACTCTTGTCTTCAGAAGAGTGATATCAAACATGGGTAACGGCTACAATGTTGGCACAG GTGTCTTCACTGCACCTGTAGCAGGCAACTACTACTTCTATATATCCCATCATGCTGGAGGGGAACACAGAGCGAGTCTTACCCTCATCAAGAACAATGAGCTTATAGTGCAGACCTATGACCACGCATCAACCGCAGACACAGCTGATAATGGAAGCAACGCGGCGGTCCTGCAGCTGGTGCGAGGAGACCGGGTGTATGTGCGCTTGGGTGCAAATACACATGTCTGGGGAGGTAGTTTAATTACCACATTCAGTGGTTTTCTGCTCGGAAAAAACTGA